A genome region from Nerophis lumbriciformis linkage group LG18, RoL_Nlum_v2.1, whole genome shotgun sequence includes the following:
- the grk7a gene encoding rhodopsin kinase grk7a, translating to MCDMGGLDNLVANTAYLKAQGGDDKEMKKRRRSLSLPKTEQCNVVRASLEKDFTTVCERQPIGKKFFREFLSSNAQFKLAAEFLDELYDWDLSEGAVKDKSRQNIMNKYCKADSKNFLAFLTGEASDKCKSVTDANFSEVMKGKVQEGVREYLKDKPFTDYQASPFFDKFLQWKEYEKQPISDKYFYEFRTLGKGGFGEVCAVQVKNTGQMYACKKLCKKRLKKKGGEKMALLEKKILEKVNSLFLVNLAYAYDSKTHLCLVMTLMNGGDLKYHIYNIGYDGKGVDKGIEMKRIVHYTAQITTGILHLHEMDIVYRDMKPENVLLDSQGQCRLSDLGLAIELVPGKTVTQMAGTGAYMAPELLNKTPYRTSVDWWALGCSIYEMVAGYTPFKGPDSKKEKVEKEEVQRRIVSEEPKWEHKCFDASTKDIIQLFLKKKIEERLGMKNNMEDPRLHPWFKSINFPRLEAGLVDPPWVPKPNVVYAKDTGDIAEFSEIKGIEFDAKDDKFFKEFSTGAVPIPWQQEMIETGLFDELNDPNRKEGGGGDLDGDAKSGTCILL from the exons ATGTGTGACATGGGTGGACTGGATAACCTGGTGGCCAACACGGCCTACCTCAAAGCCCAGGGTGGTGATGACAAGGAAATGAAAAAGCGCCGTCGCAGCTTGTCTCTACCCAAGACGGAGCAATGCAATGTTGTCCGAGCCTCCTTGGAGAAGGACTTTACGACAGTCTGTGAAAGGCAACCTATTGGCAAAAAGTTTTTTCGGGAATTCCTGTCAAGTAATGCCCAGTTCAAGCTTGCTGCAGAATTCTTGGATGAGCTTTATGACTGGGATCTGTCGGAAGGTGCAGTAAAAGACAAGTCGCGTCAGAACATCATGAACAAGTATTGCAAGGCGGACTCCAAGAACTTCTTGGCCTTTCTCACTGGGGAGGCCTCTGACAAATGCAAGTCTGTGACAGATGCCAACTTCAGTGAGGTGATGAAAGGCAAAGTCCAAGAAGGTGTGAGAGAATATCTGAAAGACAAACCCTTCACAGATTACCAGGCCAGTCCGTTTTTTGATAAATTTCTCCAGTGGAAGGAGTATGAGAAGCAGCCCATCAGCGACAAGTACTTCTATGAGTTCAGAACCTTGGGAAAGGGTGGCTTTGGAGAG GTATGCGCCGTTCAGGTGAAAAACACAGGCCAGATGTATGCCTGCAAGAAATTGTGTAAAAAGCGTCTGAAGAAGAAGGGCGGAGAGAAGATGGcccttttagagaaaaaaatcctGGAGAAGGTCAACAGTCTGTTTCTGGTCAATTTGGCCTACGCTTATGACAGCAAGACCCACCTGTGCCTTGTCATGACCCTGATGAATGGCGGAGACCTTAAGTACCACatctacaacataggctatgacGGCAAAGGCGTGGACAAGGGCATTGAGATGAAGCGCATTGTTCACTACACGGCCCAAATCACCACGGGGATTCTGCACCTGCATGAGATGGATATCGTTTATCGGGACATGAAGCCGGAGAACGTGTTGCTGGACAGCCAAGGCCAGTGTCGACTTTCAGATTTGGGTCTGGCCATAGAGCTGGTCCCAGGCAAGACCGTCACCCAGATG GCTGGCACAGGAGCGTACATGGCTCCAGAGCTCTTGAACAAAACTCCATACAGGACATCTGTGGACTGGTGGGCGCTGGGTTGCAGCATTTACGAGATGGTGGCCGGCTACACGCCTTTTAAAGGCCCCGACAGCAAAAAGGAGAAGGTGGAGAAGGAGGAGGTGCAGCGTCGTATTGTCAGCGAGGAACCCAAGTGGGAGCACAAGTGTTTTGATGCCAGCACGAAGGACATCATCCAGCTTTTCCTCAAGAAGAAAATCGAGGAGCGTCTGGGGATGAA gaATAACATGGAGGATCCCAGGTTGCACCCGTGGTTCAAGAGCATCAACTTCCCACGTCTAGAGGCCGGGCTGGTGGATCCTCCGTGGGTGCCCAAGCCCAACGTCGTCTATGCAAAGGACACGGGAGACATTGCAGAGTTCTCCGAAATCAAAGGCATTGAATTTGACGCCAAGGATGACAAATTCTTCAAGGAGTTCAGCACAGGTGCCGTGCCCATACCCTGGCAGCAAGAGATGATCGAAACAGGACTGTTCGATGAGCTCAACGATCCCAACCGGAAAGAAGGAGGCGGGGGTGATTTAGATGGCGATGCGAAATCCGGCACGTGTATATTGCTGTGA